A region from the Mercenaria mercenaria strain notata chromosome 7, MADL_Memer_1, whole genome shotgun sequence genome encodes:
- the LOC128558317 gene encoding trichohyalin-like codes for MAQYMSDRELRLSRREIQKDEEERKRKEQLEIELMEKELELIRKQREQLRLNRQRERITGVDDIHVQHINTVNHRERYGEIANRTEDLDGSYIEEEFPEHGETDNTEFNVVDETGFEEEYISHNSTHILETEVIQNKDDKDNMNESHDISAEIEQLNTFLSELNGPDQEQTFSKVTEQYTQDKGYIYRESPARINRKNPTVSFTDMRQDYTSKGIQSQDKGELQKDSYRKHKVLRKEGDERRTPMSDGSKYLDQIRSHRAKTDDKSEKSQQYKEKEAIEERIKQKEREMQLLKLEESMR; via the coding sequence ATGGCTCAATATATGTCAGATAGAGAACTCAGATTAAGTAGAAGAGAAATTCAAAAGGATGAGGAGGAGAGGAAACGAAAAGAACAATTAGAAATAGAACTTATGGAAAAAGAACTTGAACTAATAAGAAAACAAAGAGAGCAACTGAGACTGAATAGACAAAGGGAGAGAATAACAGGAGTAGATGATATACATGTTCAACATATAAACACTGTTAACCATAGAGAAAGATATGGAGAAATTGCCAATAGAACTGAGGATCTTGATGGAAGTTATATAGAAGAAGAGTTTCCTGAACACGGAGAAACTGATAACACGGAGTTCAACGTAGTTGATGAAACAGGCTTTGAGGAGGAATATATCTCACACAATTCAACTCATATACTTGAGACAGAAGTGATTCAGAACAAAGATGATAAAGATAACATGAATGAAAGTCATGATATCAGTGCTGAGATTGAACaattgaatacatttttaagTGAGTTAAATGGTCCAGATCAAGAGCAAACTTTCTCAAAAGTGACAGAACAATATACACAAGATAAAGGATACATCTATAGAGAAAGCCCAGCCAGAATAAATAGGAAAAATCCGACAGTAAGCTTCACGGACATGAGGCAGGATTATACAAGTAAAGGAATACAAAGCCAAGATAAAGGAGAATTACAAAAAGATAGTTATAGAAAACATAAAGTCTTAAGAAAGGAAGGGGATGAAAGGAGAACACCCATGTCTGATGGTAGCAAGTATTTGGACCAGATAAGATCTCATAGAGCAAAAACAGATGACAAGTCTGAGAAATCACAGCAGTACAAGGAAAAGGAGGCCATAGAAGAAAGAATTAAACAGAAAGAAAGGGAAATGCAATTATTGAAACTAGAAGAAAGTATGAGATAA